From a single Streptomyces liliifuscus genomic region:
- a CDS encoding APC family permease encodes MSGTETSAHAAGDEHDERGLRRNLGFRDLVVYGLLFIAPMAPVGIFGTLDAKSHGAVALVYVVATVAMAFTAFSYAQMVRVVPQAGSVFAYARAALGKEAGFIAGWMAMLDYLLIPAVAYLFSGIAMNSLVPEVSRWVWTALAVVVTTLLNLWGVRAAARVGFLVLAMEIVVLLVFVVSAVVVLARDGAERGWLSPLSGDGSQGAFALSAVVGAVSIAVLSYLGFDAIASFAEEVTGSSEKVARAVLFCLALAGVLFIAQTYLIALLEPLSSAQLAADPGKQGSAFYDAVDASVGTWLHDLVAVSKAIGAAFAALAGQAAAGRLLFAMSRDRRLPRVLSRTDSGVPRVALLFAAVITMVAAVWAARRDDGMDHLVSVVDIGALTAFTLLHASVVGWFAVRRRGGAVVWWRHVLMPVVGAAITVAVIFEASGAAQVVGAVWLVVGVGVLVGQRGRAPAAG; translated from the coding sequence ATGTCCGGCACGGAGACCTCGGCCCACGCGGCCGGCGACGAACACGACGAACGCGGCCTACGGCGGAATCTCGGCTTCCGCGATCTGGTCGTCTACGGGCTGCTGTTCATCGCCCCCATGGCACCGGTCGGCATCTTCGGGACCCTCGACGCCAAGTCGCACGGTGCGGTCGCGCTGGTCTACGTGGTCGCCACGGTCGCGATGGCGTTCACCGCTTTCAGCTACGCCCAGATGGTGCGGGTGGTCCCCCAGGCGGGTTCGGTGTTCGCCTACGCGCGCGCGGCCCTCGGAAAAGAGGCGGGGTTCATCGCCGGCTGGATGGCGATGCTGGACTACCTCCTCATCCCCGCGGTGGCCTACCTCTTCTCCGGGATCGCGATGAACTCCCTGGTCCCGGAGGTCTCGCGGTGGGTGTGGACGGCGCTCGCCGTCGTCGTCACGACGCTGCTCAACCTGTGGGGCGTACGGGCCGCCGCGCGCGTCGGTTTCCTGGTGCTCGCGATGGAGATCGTGGTCCTCCTTGTCTTCGTCGTGTCGGCGGTCGTCGTCCTCGCGCGCGACGGGGCCGAGCGGGGGTGGCTGTCGCCGCTGTCGGGTGACGGCTCCCAGGGGGCGTTCGCGCTGTCCGCCGTGGTCGGGGCCGTGTCGATCGCCGTGCTCTCCTATCTCGGCTTCGACGCGATCGCCTCCTTCGCCGAGGAGGTGACCGGGAGTTCGGAGAAGGTGGCCAGGGCGGTGCTGTTCTGTCTCGCCCTCGCCGGTGTGCTCTTCATCGCACAGACGTATCTCATCGCCCTGCTCGAACCGCTGTCGTCGGCGCAGCTCGCCGCCGATCCGGGCAAGCAGGGGTCGGCGTTCTACGACGCCGTGGACGCCTCCGTCGGGACGTGGCTGCACGATCTGGTGGCGGTGAGCAAGGCGATCGGGGCGGCGTTCGCGGCGCTGGCCGGGCAGGCGGCGGCCGGGCGGCTGCTGTTCGCGATGTCCCGGGACCGGCGGCTGCCGCGGGTTCTGTCCCGGACGGACTCCGGGGTGCCGCGGGTGGCTCTGCTCTTCGCTGCCGTCATCACGATGGTGGCCGCGGTGTGGGCCGCTCGGCGTGATGACGGGATGGACCATCTGGTGTCGGTGGTCGACATCGGCGCGTTGACCGCGTTCACGCTGCTGCACGCGAGTGTCGTGGGGTGGTTCGCCGTGCGGCGGCGGGGTGGGGCGGTGGTGTGGTGGCGGCATGTGCTGATGCCGGTGGTCGGGGCGGCGATCACTGTGGCCGTGATCTTCGAGGCGTCGGGGGCGGCGCAGGTGGTGGGGGCGGTGTGGCTGGTTGTCGGGGTGGGGGTGCTGGTGGGGCAACGGGGGCGGGCGCCCGCGGCGGGCTGA
- the xseA gene encoding exodeoxyribonuclease VII large subunit has translation MALNTSSDAPIPVGEVSRLIGGWIDRLGAVWVEGQITQLSRRPGAGVVFLTLRDPSYDISVSVTCYRQVFDAVADVVSEGARVVVLAKPEWYAPRGQLSLRAAEIKPVGVGELLARLEQLKKSLAAEGLFAAERKKPLPFLPQLIGLVCGRASAAERDVLENARHRWPAVRFEVRNVAVQGVHAVPQVVQAVKELDALDDVDVIIVARGGGSVEDLLPFSDEQLVRAVASCRTPVVSAIGHEPDNPLLDHVADLRASTPTDAAKKVVPDVGEEYERVQFLRDRARRSVQSFIDREERGLAHALARPSIEDPHRMVDERADHVASLLDRGRRTLGHLLDRADSELTHTHARVVALSPAATLKRGYAVLQKADGHAVRSPDEVTAEESLRARVAEGEFTVRVDVRDRP, from the coding sequence ATGGCTCTCAATACGTCCTCGGACGCCCCCATCCCCGTCGGTGAGGTGTCGCGGCTCATCGGGGGATGGATCGACCGGCTCGGGGCGGTGTGGGTGGAGGGGCAGATCACGCAGTTGTCGCGGCGGCCGGGTGCGGGTGTCGTGTTTCTGACGTTGCGCGATCCGTCGTACGACATCTCGGTGAGTGTGACCTGCTACCGCCAGGTGTTCGACGCGGTCGCCGACGTCGTGAGCGAGGGCGCCCGTGTCGTCGTACTCGCGAAGCCCGAGTGGTACGCGCCGCGTGGGCAGCTGTCGTTGCGGGCCGCGGAGATAAAGCCGGTGGGTGTGGGTGAACTGCTCGCCCGGCTGGAGCAGTTGAAGAAGTCCCTCGCCGCCGAAGGGCTGTTCGCGGCCGAGCGCAAGAAGCCGCTGCCCTTTCTGCCCCAGCTCATCGGGCTCGTCTGCGGCCGTGCCTCCGCCGCCGAGCGGGACGTGCTGGAGAACGCGCGCCACCGCTGGCCCGCCGTCCGCTTCGAGGTGCGCAACGTCGCCGTGCAGGGCGTCCACGCGGTCCCCCAGGTCGTCCAGGCCGTGAAGGAGCTGGACGCGCTCGACGACGTGGACGTGATCATCGTGGCGCGCGGCGGCGGCAGCGTGGAGGACCTGCTCCCGTTCTCGGACGAGCAGCTCGTACGGGCGGTCGCGTCCTGCCGTACACCGGTCGTGTCGGCCATCGGGCACGAACCCGACAACCCGTTGCTCGACCACGTGGCGGACCTGCGGGCCTCCACGCCGACCGACGCGGCGAAGAAGGTCGTCCCGGACGTCGGCGAGGAGTACGAGCGCGTCCAGTTCCTGCGGGACCGCGCCCGCCGCAGCGTCCAGTCCTTCATCGACCGGGAGGAGAGGGGCCTCGCGCACGCGCTGGCCCGCCCCTCGATAGAGGATCCGCACCGGATGGTCGACGAGCGCGCGGACCATGTCGCCTCGCTGCTCGACCGCGGCCGCCGTACGCTCGGGCACCTCCTCGACCGTGCCGACTCGGAGCTGACGCACACGCACGCGCGCGTGGTGGCCCTCTCCCCCGCCGCGACCCTCAAGCGGGGTTACGCGGTGTTGCAGAAGGCCGACGGTCACGCGGTCCGGTCCCCGGACGAGGTGACGGCGGAGGAGTCCCTGCGGGCGCGGGTCGCCGAGGGCGAGTTCACGGTACGAGTCGATGTCCGAGACAGACCCTAG
- a CDS encoding exodeoxyribonuclease VII small subunit, which translates to MTSRTDEALGYEQARDELIEVVRRLEAGGTTLEESLALWERGEELAKVCRRWLDGARARLDAALAGAGDDAEEESGDSGSGSDTQ; encoded by the coding sequence ATGACCAGCAGGACGGACGAGGCGCTCGGGTACGAGCAGGCACGGGACGAGCTCATCGAGGTCGTACGACGCCTGGAGGCGGGCGGTACGACACTTGAGGAGTCGCTCGCCCTGTGGGAGCGGGGCGAGGAGTTGGCGAAGGTGTGCCGGCGGTGGCTTGACGGCGCCCGCGCCCGCCTCGACGCGGCTCTGGCGGGGGCGGGGGATGACGCCGAGGAGGAGTCCGGCGACTCCGGCTCCGGTTCCGACACCCAGTAA
- a CDS encoding malonic semialdehyde reductase, producing the protein MSLVLDPTAQDLLFREARTANAFTDEPVSEEQVQAIYDLVKFGPTAFNQSPLRITLVRSAEARERLVQHMSEGNQPKTATAPLVAILSADNEFHEELPHLFPHFPQAKDVFFAERPAREGAASLNAALQAAYFIIGVRAAGLAAGPMTGFDFAGVQKEFLDGDHTPLMVVNIGRPAEDAWFPRSPRLEADQVITTV; encoded by the coding sequence ATGTCCCTCGTTCTTGACCCCACCGCTCAGGACCTGCTCTTCCGCGAGGCCCGCACCGCGAACGCCTTCACCGACGAGCCCGTCTCCGAGGAGCAGGTGCAGGCGATCTACGACCTGGTCAAGTTCGGCCCGACCGCCTTCAACCAGTCCCCGCTGCGCATCACCCTGGTCCGCTCCGCCGAGGCCCGCGAGCGCCTGGTGCAGCACATGTCCGAGGGCAACCAGCCGAAGACGGCCACCGCGCCGCTCGTCGCGATCCTCTCCGCGGACAACGAGTTCCACGAGGAACTCCCGCACCTCTTCCCGCACTTCCCGCAGGCCAAGGACGTCTTCTTCGCCGAGCGTCCGGCCCGTGAGGGTGCCGCCTCCCTCAACGCCGCGCTGCAGGCCGCGTACTTCATCATCGGTGTCCGTGCCGCCGGCCTGGCCGCCGGTCCGATGACGGGCTTCGACTTCGCGGGCGTCCAGAAGGAGTTCCTCGACGGCGACCACACCCCGCTGATGGTGGTCAACATCGGCAGGCCGGCCGAGGACGCCTGGTTCCCGCGCTCCCCGCGCCTGGAGGCCGACCAGGTCATCACGACGGTCTGA
- a CDS encoding DUF4245 domain-containing protein, translated as MAGMKGKQTVRDMVLSLGLIGIVAGFIYVFIPNDDSEPPLKRVDYRVELLTARRAAAYPVAAPEGLSKEWKATSVRFQGADFDAWHLGFHDPDGEYVAIEQSTQKPVTFIDDASQGAEETNTTQRIGERSWERYEGAKYDALVLREKGSTTVVTGTASFAQLTKMAQALKTE; from the coding sequence GTGGCAGGTATGAAAGGCAAGCAGACGGTCCGGGACATGGTGTTGTCCCTGGGCCTGATCGGGATAGTCGCGGGCTTTATCTACGTCTTCATTCCCAATGACGACTCGGAGCCCCCTCTCAAGCGGGTCGACTACCGCGTGGAACTCCTGACGGCCCGCCGTGCGGCCGCCTATCCGGTGGCGGCGCCCGAGGGCCTGTCCAAGGAGTGGAAGGCGACGTCGGTGCGGTTCCAGGGCGCCGACTTCGACGCGTGGCACCTCGGCTTCCACGATCCCGACGGTGAGTACGTGGCGATCGAGCAGTCGACTCAGAAGCCCGTCACGTTCATCGACGACGCGAGCCAGGGCGCCGAGGAGACGAACACGACGCAGCGCATAGGCGAGCGCTCCTGGGAGCGGTACGAGGGCGCGAAGTACGACGCTCTCGTCCTCCGGGAGAAGGGTTCCACGACGGTCGTGACCGGCACGGCGTCCTTCGCTCAGCTGACGAAGATGGCGCAGGCCCTGAAGACGGAGTAG
- the glpX gene encoding class II fructose-bisphosphatase — MTEHHLPSELEVPSEAPDRNLALELVRVTEAAAMAAGRWVGRGDKNGADGAAVRAMRTLVSTVSMNGVVVIGEGEKDEAPMLFNGERVGDGTGPECDIAVDPIDGTTLTAKGMTNAIAVLAAADRGTMFDPSAVFYMDKLVTGPEAADFVDINAPVSVNIRRVAKAKRVTPEDVTVVILDRPRHDGIIKEIRETGARIKLISDGDVAGSILALREGTGIDLLLGIGGTPEGIISACAVKCLGGTIQGKLWPKEDEERQRAIDAGHDLDRVLFTDDLVSGENVFFVATGITDGELLRGVRYRPETATTDSIVMRSKSGTVRQINSEHRLAKLRAYSAIDFDRAK; from the coding sequence ATGACCGAGCATCACTTGCCGTCCGAACTCGAGGTCCCGTCCGAGGCCCCCGACCGAAACCTCGCCCTTGAGCTCGTCCGGGTCACCGAAGCCGCCGCCATGGCCGCGGGCCGCTGGGTCGGCCGCGGCGACAAGAACGGCGCCGACGGCGCGGCCGTACGGGCCATGCGGACCCTCGTCTCCACCGTCTCGATGAACGGCGTCGTCGTCATCGGCGAGGGCGAGAAGGACGAGGCCCCGATGCTCTTCAACGGGGAGCGCGTCGGAGACGGGACGGGCCCCGAGTGCGACATCGCCGTCGACCCGATCGACGGCACCACGCTCACCGCGAAGGGCATGACGAACGCGATCGCGGTGCTGGCCGCCGCCGACCGCGGCACCATGTTCGACCCGTCCGCGGTCTTCTACATGGACAAACTGGTCACCGGCCCCGAGGCCGCCGACTTCGTCGACATCAACGCGCCCGTGTCCGTGAACATCCGCCGGGTCGCCAAGGCCAAGCGCGTCACGCCCGAGGACGTCACGGTCGTCATCCTCGACCGGCCGCGCCACGACGGCATCATCAAGGAGATCCGGGAGACCGGCGCGCGCATCAAGCTCATCTCCGACGGCGATGTCGCGGGCTCCATCCTGGCGCTGCGCGAGGGCACCGGAATCGACCTGCTGCTCGGCATCGGCGGTACGCCCGAGGGCATCATCTCCGCCTGTGCGGTGAAGTGCCTGGGCGGCACGATCCAGGGCAAGTTGTGGCCCAAGGAGGACGAGGAGCGGCAGCGCGCGATCGACGCGGGGCACGACCTCGACCGGGTCCTGTTCACCGACGACCTGGTCTCCGGCGAGAACGTCTTCTTCGTGGCCACCGGGATCACCGACGGCGAGTTGCTGCGGGGCGTTCGCTATCGGCCCGAGACCGCGACGACCGACTCCATCGTGATGCGGTCGAAGTCGGGGACGGTTCGGCAGATCAACTCGGAGCACCGGCTGGCGAAGCTGCGGGCGTACAGCGCGATCGACTTCGACAGGGCGAAGTAG
- a CDS encoding WhiB family transcriptional regulator: MLHPPHQSLQVAAVPPQPAPVRERDQDAPWHTEAVCRRDEAGLFFAPSKEPTAARLSREEAAKRVCARCPVMVECREHALLQPEPYGVWGGLTAAERRVVLARRRRRDLELQKAARATGPIAAAG; this comes from the coding sequence GTGCTGCATCCGCCGCATCAGTCCCTGCAGGTCGCCGCCGTTCCGCCCCAGCCGGCGCCGGTGCGGGAGAGGGACCAGGACGCCCCTTGGCACACGGAGGCCGTGTGCCGCCGCGACGAGGCCGGGCTGTTCTTCGCGCCCTCGAAAGAACCCACCGCGGCCCGGCTGTCCCGGGAGGAGGCGGCCAAGCGGGTCTGCGCACGCTGTCCGGTGATGGTCGAATGCCGCGAGCACGCACTGCTGCAACCCGAGCCGTACGGGGTCTGGGGCGGCCTCACCGCCGCCGAGCGCCGAGTCGTCCTGGCCCGGCGCCGCCGCCGCGACCTCGAACTGCAGAAGGCGGCCCGCGCCACAGGCCCGATAGCCGCCGCCGGCTGA
- a CDS encoding DUF1707 SHOCT-like domain-containing protein, giving the protein MDLEKRTSPAPDLRKQTDLRASDADRDRTADILREALAEGRLTAEEHSERVEDVFRAKTVGELEPLVADLPVAHRSRPSETFAPAPNRPTPGTVPPVAEENVVAVFSAAVRKGRWRIGRRTHAYAIFGSVEIDLSEAVFEHQQVVIKAIAVFGNVEIRVPENVSLRGNGGGVLGNFEVDTLDSTDHDAPVVYVDGLAVLGNIEAKPKRGKLIEDILDRVGDRVNAKLRKHLGH; this is encoded by the coding sequence GTGGACCTAGAGAAGCGCACCTCACCCGCACCCGACCTTCGGAAGCAGACCGACCTCCGGGCGTCCGACGCCGACCGCGACCGGACGGCGGACATCCTGCGCGAGGCCCTCGCCGAGGGCCGCCTCACCGCGGAGGAGCACTCCGAGCGGGTCGAGGACGTCTTCCGTGCGAAGACCGTCGGAGAGCTGGAGCCCCTCGTGGCGGACCTGCCGGTGGCCCACCGCTCCCGCCCGTCGGAGACGTTCGCCCCGGCGCCGAACCGCCCCACCCCGGGCACGGTCCCCCCGGTCGCCGAGGAGAACGTGGTGGCGGTCTTCAGCGCGGCGGTCCGCAAGGGCCGCTGGCGCATCGGCCGCCGCACGCACGCGTACGCGATCTTCGGCAGCGTCGAGATAGACCTCAGCGAGGCGGTCTTCGAGCACCAGCAGGTCGTGATCAAGGCGATAGCGGTCTTCGGCAACGTCGAGATCCGCGTCCCGGAGAACGTGTCGTTGCGCGGCAACGGCGGCGGGGTCCTGGGCAACTTCGAGGTGGACACGCTCGATTCGACCGACCACGACGCACCCGTGGTGTACGTGGACGGACTGGCCGTACTGGGAAATATCGAGGCAAAACCCAAGCGGGGCAAGCTGATCGAGGACATCCTGGACCGGGTCGGGGACCGGGTGAACGCCAAGTTGCGCAAACACCTCGGGCATTGA
- a CDS encoding fumarate hydratase has translation MPEFVYTDLLPQGEDTTPYRLVTAEGVSTFEADGRTFLKVEPEALRKLAAEAIHDIQHYLRPAHLAQLRRIIDDPEASGNDKFVALDLLKNANIAAAGVLPMCQDTGTAIVMGKRGQNVLTEGGDEAALSRGIYDAYLNLNLRYSQMAPLTMWDEKNTGSNLPAQIELYATDGGAYKFLFMAKGGGSANKSFLYQETKAVLNESSMMKFLEEKIRSLGTAACPPYHLAIVVGGTSAEYALKTAKYASAHYLDEIPAEGSELGHGFRDKELEEKVFELTQRIGIGAQFGGKYFCHDVRVVRLPRHGASCPVAIAVSCSADRQAVAKITAEGVFLEQLETDPARFLPETTEEHLDESSDVVRIDLNQPMDDILAELTKFPVKTRLSLSGPLVVARDIAHAKIKERLDAGEEMPQYLKDHPVYYAGPAKTPEGYASGSFGPTTAGRMDSYVEQFQAAGGSKVMLAKGNRSAQVTNACDAHGGFYLGSIGGPAARLAQDCIKKVEVVEYEELGMEAVWKIEVEDFPAFIVVDDKGNDFFKDPAPAPTFTSIPVRGPGLG, from the coding sequence ATGCCTGAGTTCGTGTACACCGATCTGCTCCCCCAGGGAGAGGACACCACCCCCTACCGGCTGGTGACCGCCGAGGGTGTTTCCACCTTCGAGGCCGACGGGCGCACGTTCCTCAAGGTGGAGCCGGAGGCTCTGCGCAAGCTCGCCGCCGAGGCCATCCACGACATCCAGCACTATCTGCGGCCGGCGCACCTCGCCCAGCTGCGGCGCATCATCGACGACCCCGAGGCGTCGGGCAACGACAAGTTCGTCGCGCTGGACCTCCTGAAGAACGCGAACATCGCGGCCGCGGGCGTGCTGCCCATGTGCCAGGACACCGGCACGGCGATCGTCATGGGCAAACGCGGACAGAACGTGCTCACCGAGGGCGGCGACGAGGCCGCGCTGAGCCGCGGCATCTACGACGCCTACCTGAACCTCAACCTGCGGTACTCGCAGATGGCCCCGCTCACCATGTGGGACGAGAAGAACACCGGGTCGAACCTGCCGGCCCAGATCGAGCTGTACGCGACCGACGGCGGCGCCTACAAGTTCCTCTTCATGGCCAAGGGCGGCGGCTCGGCCAACAAGTCGTTCCTGTACCAGGAGACGAAGGCCGTCCTGAACGAGTCCTCCATGATGAAGTTCCTGGAGGAGAAGATCCGCTCCCTGGGGACCGCGGCCTGCCCGCCGTACCACCTGGCGATCGTCGTCGGCGGTACGAGCGCGGAGTACGCCCTGAAGACCGCGAAGTACGCCTCCGCGCACTACCTGGACGAGATCCCGGCCGAGGGCTCCGAGCTCGGGCACGGCTTCCGGGACAAGGAGCTGGAGGAGAAGGTCTTCGAGCTGACGCAGCGGATCGGGATCGGCGCGCAGTTCGGCGGCAAGTACTTCTGCCACGACGTGCGCGTGGTGCGGCTGCCGCGGCACGGGGCGTCCTGCCCGGTCGCCATCGCCGTCTCCTGCTCCGCCGACCGGCAGGCCGTCGCGAAGATCACCGCGGAGGGCGTCTTCCTGGAGCAGCTGGAGACGGACCCGGCGCGGTTCCTCCCCGAGACGACGGAGGAGCACCTCGACGAGTCGTCGGACGTCGTCCGCATCGACCTGAACCAGCCGATGGACGACATCCTCGCCGAGCTCACCAAGTTCCCGGTGAAGACCCGGCTGTCCCTCTCCGGGCCTCTCGTCGTGGCGCGGGACATCGCGCACGCCAAGATCAAGGAGCGGCTGGACGCGGGCGAGGAGATGCCGCAGTACCTGAAGGACCACCCCGTGTACTACGCGGGGCCGGCCAAGACCCCCGAGGGGTACGCGTCCGGGTCGTTCGGGCCCACCACGGCCGGGCGGATGGACTCGTACGTGGAGCAGTTCCAGGCGGCGGGCGGTTCCAAGGTGATGCTGGCCAAGGGGAACCGGTCCGCGCAGGTCACCAATGCCTGTGACGCGCACGGTGGTTTCTATCTCGGCTCCATCGGGGGCCCCGCCGCGCGGCTCGCGCAGGACTGCATCAAGAAGGTCGAGGTCGTCGAGTACGAGGAGCTCGGGATGGAGGCCGTGTGGAAGATCGAGGTGGAGGACTTCCCGGCGTTCATCGTCGTCGACGACAAGGGCAACGACTTCTTCAAGGACCCGGCGCCGGCGCCGACGTTCACGTCGATTCCCGTGCGGGGGCCTGGGCTGGGTTAG
- a CDS encoding class II fumarate hydratase — translation MSDYRIEHDSMGEVRVPADAKWRAQTQRAVENFPISGQRIERAHIEALARIKAAAAKVNAGLGVLDKDVSEAIQEAAAEVVDGKWDEHFPVDVFQTGSGTSSNMNTNEVIATLATERLGRDVHPNDHVNASQSSNDVFPSSIHIAATAAVTRDLVPALEHLADALTRKSEEFADVVKSGRTHLMDATPVTLGQEFGGYSAQVRYGIERLQASLPRLAELPLGGTAVGTGINTPPGFSAAVIAEVARSTGLPLTEARDHFEAQGARDGIVETSGQLRTIAVGLTKIANDLRWMASGPRTGLAEISLPDLQPGSSIMPGKVNPVIPEAVLMVAAQVTGNDATIATAGASGNFELNVMLPVIARNVLESVRLLANVSRLLADRTVDGITANRERAREYAESSPSVVTPLNKYIGYEEAAKVAKKALAERKTIREVVLESGYVERGDLTREQLDEALDVLRMTRP, via the coding sequence ATGAGCGACTACCGGATCGAACACGACTCCATGGGTGAAGTCCGCGTCCCCGCGGACGCGAAATGGCGGGCGCAGACCCAGCGTGCCGTCGAGAACTTCCCCATCTCCGGGCAGCGGATCGAGCGGGCGCACATCGAGGCCCTCGCCAGGATCAAGGCGGCCGCGGCAAAGGTGAACGCCGGGCTCGGGGTGCTCGACAAGGACGTCTCGGAGGCCATCCAGGAGGCGGCCGCGGAGGTCGTGGACGGGAAGTGGGACGAGCACTTCCCGGTGGACGTTTTTCAGACAGGCTCCGGCACCTCGTCCAACATGAACACGAACGAGGTCATCGCCACACTGGCGACGGAACGGCTCGGCAGGGACGTACATCCGAACGACCATGTGAACGCCTCGCAGTCCAGCAACGACGTCTTCCCCTCGTCCATCCACATCGCCGCGACCGCCGCCGTCACCCGCGATCTCGTCCCCGCCCTGGAGCACCTCGCGGACGCGCTCACCCGCAAGTCCGAGGAGTTCGCCGACGTCGTGAAGTCCGGGCGTACTCATCTGATGGACGCGACGCCGGTGACGCTCGGGCAGGAGTTCGGCGGGTACTCCGCCCAGGTGCGGTACGGGATCGAGCGGCTTCAGGCCTCCCTGCCGCGGCTCGCCGAGCTTCCCCTCGGGGGAACCGCCGTGGGGACCGGGATCAATACCCCGCCCGGGTTCTCCGCCGCCGTGATCGCCGAGGTCGCACGGAGCACCGGGCTGCCGCTCACCGAGGCGCGCGACCACTTCGAGGCGCAGGGGGCGCGGGACGGGATCGTCGAGACCAGTGGGCAGCTCCGGACCATCGCTGTCGGGCTCACCAAGATCGCCAATGATCTGCGGTGGATGGCCTCCGGGCCCCGTACCGGTCTGGCCGAGATCAGCCTTCCCGACCTCCAGCCCGGTTCGTCGATCATGCCCGGCAAGGTGAATCCGGTCATTCCCGAGGCCGTACTGATGGTCGCCGCGCAGGTGACCGGGAACGACGCGACGATCGCCACCGCCGGGGCCTCCGGGAACTTCGAGCTCAACGTGATGCTGCCGGTCATCGCCAGGAACGTACTGGAGTCGGTCCGGCTCCTCGCGAACGTCTCGCGGCTGCTCGCCGACCGGACCGTCGACGGGATCACCGCCAACCGCGAGCGGGCCCGCGAGTACGCCGAGTCGTCGCCGTCGGTCGTGACACCGCTGAACAAGTACATCGGGTACGAGGAGGCCGCGAAGGTCGCCAAGAAGGCGCTCGCCGAGCGGAAGACCATCCGCGAGGTCGTCCTGGAGTCGGGCTACGTCGAGCGTGGCGACCTCACCCGGGAGCAGCTGGACGAGGCCCTGGATGTCCTGCGGATGACGCGCCCGTAA
- the fomD gene encoding cytidylyl-2-hydroxypropylphosphonate hydrolase produces MAEGGAVTQVEAGGSAAYWNPGSQILWRYRENAGERFHIVRPVTVVRDDEELLAVWLAPGTECVKPVLADGTPVHVEPLESRYTKPRTVQRGHWFGTGVLKLARPGEPWSVWLFWEPGWQFKNWYVNLEEPLARWAGGVDSEDHFLDISVHPDRTWGWRDEDEFAQAQRDGLMDEGLAARVREAGRAAVEVIRAWGPPLSDGWQHWRPDPSWSVPSLPDDWDRTPAHVST; encoded by the coding sequence ATGGCAGAGGGTGGAGCGGTGACACAAGTGGAAGCGGGCGGGTCGGCGGCGTACTGGAACCCCGGGAGTCAGATCCTGTGGCGTTACCGGGAGAACGCCGGCGAGCGCTTCCACATCGTGCGCCCCGTGACCGTCGTGCGGGACGACGAGGAGCTGCTCGCCGTGTGGCTGGCCCCCGGGACGGAGTGTGTGAAGCCCGTCCTCGCCGACGGCACGCCCGTGCACGTGGAGCCGCTGGAGTCCCGTTACACCAAGCCGAGGACCGTGCAGCGCGGCCACTGGTTCGGCACCGGTGTGCTGAAGCTGGCGCGGCCCGGTGAGCCGTGGTCGGTGTGGCTGTTCTGGGAGCCGGGCTGGCAGTTCAAGAACTGGTACGTCAACTTGGAGGAACCGCTGGCCAGATGGGCCGGCGGGGTGGACTCCGAGGACCACTTCCTCGACATCTCGGTGCACCCGGACCGGACTTGGGGCTGGCGCGACGAGGACGAGTTCGCGCAGGCCCAGCGGGACGGCCTGATGGACGAGGGGCTGGCCGCGCGGGTGCGGGAGGCCGGCCGGGCCGCGGTGGAGGTGATCCGCGCCTGGGGCCCGCCGTTGTCGGACGGCTGGCAGCACTGGCGCCCCGATCCGTCCTGGTCCGTACCGTCACTGCCGGACGACTGGGATCGTACGCCCGCGCACGTGTCCACGTGA